One part of the Symphalangus syndactylus isolate Jambi chromosome 1, NHGRI_mSymSyn1-v2.1_pri, whole genome shotgun sequence genome encodes these proteins:
- the LOC129489962 gene encoding LOW QUALITY PROTEIN: olfactory receptor 8J3-like (The sequence of the model RefSeq protein was modified relative to this genomic sequence to represent the inferred CDS: inserted 2 bases in 1 codon) has protein sequence MAPENFTRVTEFILTGVSSCPELQIPLFLVFLVFYVLTMAGNLGIITLTSVDSRLQTPMYFFLRHLAIINLGNSTAIAPKMLINFLIKKKTTSFYGCATQLRGFLFFIVSEVMMLAVMAYDCYVAICNPLLYMVVVSWQLCLLLVSFTYLYGVSTAIVVSSCVFXVSYCSSNIINHFYCDIARLLALSCSNTYYVPETIVFKFAATNLFFSMITVLVSYFNIVLPILRIRSSEGRKKAFSTCASHMIAVTVFYGTMLFMYLQPQTNHSLDTDKMASVFYTLVIPMLNPLIYSLRNNDVKVALKKLMENPCYSFK, from the exons ATGGCTCCTGAAAATTTCACCAGGGTCACTGAGTTTATTCTCACAGGTGTCTCTAGCTGTCCAGAGCTCCAGATTCCCCTCTTCCTGGTCTTCCTGGTGTTCTATGTGCTGACCATGGCAGGGAACCTAGGCATCATCACCCTCACCAGTGTTGACTCTCGACTTCAAACCCCCATGTACTTTTTCCTGCGACATCTAGCTATCATCAATCTTGGCAACTCTACTGCCATTGCCCCTAAAATGCtgattaactttttaataaagaagaaaactaccTCATTCTATGGATGTGCCACCCAACTGAGAGGGTTCTTGTTCTTTATTGTATCGGAGGTAATGATGCTGGCAGTGATGGCCTATGACTGCTATGTGGCCATTTGTAACCCTCTGCTCTACATGGTGGTGGTGTCTtggcagctctgcctcctgctggTCTCCTTCACATACCTGTATGGCGTTTCTACAGCTATTGTGGTTTCATCTTGTGTATT TGTGTCTTATTGCTCTTCTAATATAATCAATCATTTTTACTGTGATATTGCACGTCTGTTAGCATTATCTTGCTCTAATACTTACTACGTACCAGAAACAATAGTCTTTAAATTTGCAGcaacaaatttgtttttttccatgaTTACAGTTCTAGTATcttatttcaatattgttttgccCATTCTAAGGATACGTTcatcagaaggaaggaaaaaagcctTTTCCACCTGCGCTTCACATATGATAGCAGTCACAGTTTTCTATGGGACAATGCTATTCATGTATTTGCAGCCCCAAACCAACCACTCATTGGATACTGATAAGATGGCTTCTGTGTTTTACACATTGGTGATTCCTATGCTGAATCCCTTGATCTACAGCCTGAGGAATAATGATGTAAAGGTTGCCTTAAAGAAATTAATGGAAAATCCATGTTACtcctttaaataa